The sequence CCGCGTCCGCCGAAGCCTTGAGCAGTTCCGTGGCAGGGTCACCCGTGACGACCGTCTCCGTGATCCCGCCTCCGCCGAGCGCCGAGGTGATGTCGGAGACCACGTCGTGTAGGTGGGTCCGCACGCTGTCCTCGTCGGGTACGGGGCGGCGACCGTAAGGCTGGAAGGCGTATGACGTTCCCGGCAGCGGCTCGTCCCGTTCCCTGACCGCGATCACCTCCACGTCACCGCCCCGTGACGCCGCTTCCTCCGCAGCCCAGCGCACAGCCCGCTGACCCGTGGGGGAGCCGTCGAAACCCACGACGATCCTGCGTGGCGCTGCCGGGTCGAGATGGGCCATACCCCATCGTCGGCACAGCGCGAGTGTGCGCTCTAGGGCCGTTGGTCATGGCTCTCGCCCGGGCAGCGGGTGCGCTTGGTGGACGGCTCGAAGCACCGGTTGACGCTATCGGCGAGCGCGTCCCTGCGAGCGTGCGGATCGGCACCGGACATACCGAAGGGTTCCGCGGTGCACACCCGTACCGTCGTGATCTCCTGACGCGACGCTGTGTCTTACTCCAGGAGTTGCCGCTCGATCGGGCTTCGGTTCCTGGCCCTCGGCGCGAGGCGCGCACCGCCGAGCGCGCGGGTGAGCCGATCCGCCTCGGCATCGATCGCCGCGACGGCCTCCGAACCCACATCCTCCAGCAGCCGGTACACGACATCGCCGTTGGCGGCTTGGGTCCATGCCCCCACCACGCGGCCGTTCCACCACACGGTGGGACCGGCGTTGCCGTTCGCGTCGAACAGGCGCTCGCCGTACTCGCCGAGGAACCACTCGCGGTGCCGCCAGCCCATCGACGTCGGGTCGAGCCCGGGCAGCAGCGCGGCCCACGGCGTGACCTCGGCCGGCGGCTCCGGTGTGCTCGCGAGAGCGATTCCCTGCGCGCCGCACACCTCGACCTCCTCGGGGCGCAGCGCGGTGAGCACCCGCTTCGTCCTCGTCTTCGTCCAGCCCGTCCACCACTGGAGATCCTCGGGGGTCGCGGGGCCGTAGGCGGCGAGCCAGCGCCTGGCGAGTTCCCGCTCGGCTTCGGCCACCGGCAGCTCGGGGAGATCACCGCCGATCCAGGTCCGCATCGTGGCCCAGCGGTACTGCTGGGAGGTCCACGTCCCTCGGGGCCGCCCCCGCACGACGAGCCCTTCCGCCGAGAGCAACAGCAGGACACGGCTGGCCACGTTCTGCCTGCTCTCGTAGCGTTTCCCCGTCGAAAGAGCCAGCTTGGTGCCGAGCAGGGGATCGTCGCCTGCCAACTCGGCCGCGGTGGCTTCGCCCCGCGCTGACAGGGCCGCCAGCGCGGCCGCTCTCGCCTTGTCCACGAACGTCTCCGGCTCCTCGACGCCGTTCTGGTCGAGCATCGTGACCAGCAACCTGCGTTGGCCGTTCGCCACGTCCGACGAACACGAGGTGAGTACCAGTGGCGCCACGGCGCGCGAGGTGACGAACACGGTGCGCCGCATCGCGATCAGTCGCAGCAAACTGCGGTCGTCGTAGAGCGACCGGTGCAGTGGTTCGGGTTCGGGCGCTCGCGTTCGAGCCCACGTGGCGAGATACACCGTGGCGGGGTCGGAGCTGTGCAGGGCGACGAGACTGTCGGCCACCTCGACAGGACAAGAGGCCGCCGACGGCGCGGTGAGCCGGTGCCGCACCCCCAGCAGAGCACGCCGCACGTCCGCGCCGATCCGTCTCATCCCGTCCTCCTCGCTCGTCGATGCGAGGCGCACCGTACCGGGAAGGTCCGACAGGATCAGCCACAGCCGAGCCCGGACGGCGTGAGTTCGTGAGCTCAGTTCTCGGCCACGACGATCGCACCGGAAGGGCAGCCGTCGGCGGCCTCGCGCGTCACCGCGTGTGATTCCTCGCCGGGCTCGGGGTCGAGAAGGACGACGACGCCGTCCTCGTCACGCTGGTCGAACACCTCAGGGGCCAGCAACGCGCACTGGCCCGCACCGCAGCAGATGTCCTGATCGACGCTGACCTTCATCCGGCTTCCCTTCCGGTTGTTCCGTTGCTCCAGGCCGAATCCTGATCCGGGTAGTCCGCGCGCACATCACTGTCGTGCGAGCCTTTCGCACTGTGCGAGTCCGGGCTATGACGCCGGTTCGTCCGTCCTGGAGTCACCACGTGGTTGCCGTTCGTAGCCAACCGTGGGAAGTCAATCGCGGCATAGTCTTCGTCGTCAAGCGACCGGGGTGAGCGGAGCGGAACGGTTCTCCTTGTCGCAGTCGCGACGGCTCGGTGGGACCTTGCGGTGCCCTCGCCGACGGCTGTCGCGCGGACCCTGAGCTCTCCGGCGTTACGGGCTCTGTTCAACCGCGTCACGGCCCCGGTGAGGACGGGAGCAGACGACGCCTGCCGTCCTTCACCGGGCCGTTACGAAGCGCAGCACTCCCGGCGACCGGGGTTCTTCAGTCCATCAAGGATGGTTGCGACGTTCTTCGCGACCGTTCACGGCACCTCGCGCAGGAAGGACTCCAAGCTCGTCGCGAGCGCGACAGGAGTCTCGTCGATGGCGTAGTGGCCGCAGTTGGCGAGGACATCGACGGCGCAGTTCGGGTACCACTGGGTGAACGTCTGCCGCATGGTCTGCTCGCCGAGTGCGGGGTCGTGCTCGCCGACGATCACCTTCACCGGCACGGGGTTGCCCTCGATCTCCGTGTGGAAGTCGGTTTTGGCCCAGGCCAGCAGGTAGTCGGCGAACGCGCGTTCGTCGGAGTGGTCGAGCGAATGCCGCACCACGGCGTCGAGCCATACACCGGTGAGCCGGTTCCCCGTGGTCAGATCGACGATCGCCCGCCGGTGACCGGGGTTGGCCGCCGCGCCGGAGAACAGCGCCCAGCCCTCGTCGTCGAACGGCACGCCCGAGGCAGGTACGGGCGAGATACCGACGAGCGAGCGCACGCGATCGGGCGCATCGGCGAGGACGCGCTGTACGACGGCGCCGCCCATCGAGTGGCCCACGAGGGAGACGCGGTCGGCCGACAGCGCGTCGGCCACGGCGAGCACGTCGGTGGCGGCCTCGGCGAGTGTGTGCTCGCCCGGCTCGCCGCGCCGGTCGCCGTACCCGCGCAGATTCATGAAGACGTATCGGAACGTCGCGGTGTCGAGGTGGGGGACGAGCGGCCGCCATGCGCCCGCCGAACCGAGCCAGCCGTGCACGGCGATGACGGTGTGCGCTCCGTCGCCGACGATGTCGAATCCCTTGGCCACGTTGCCTCCTCGGTGTCCTGGCGGGTGGGTAGCACCGGTGCGTGAGTCGCCCCGATGTGTGAGTCGCACTGTAGCGGCTGGACCGGTGTCGAAAGGTGCCACCGTTGGGAGCGCGCGTGCGGGAAGTGCGGACACGCGTGCAGGAGGTGCGGACACGGTGCGCTGGGTTGGGAGCGCTCCCAATTTTCTTCGATGTGTGGGCTGGCGGTTTGGTAACGGGCTGGTCATTGGGCATTGACACTCGGAGCATGTGGCGGCAGGCTGCTCATCCGACTGGGAGCGCTCCCAGTTTCCGTGTAGCCAAACCCAATGAGGGGTGACCGTGCGACACCGACTTCGACGCGCCAGACGTGCCACCGCCGTGACCACAGCCGCCGCTGCCTGCCTGGTGACCGTTGCCTGTGGCGGCGATGCCGCCGACGCGAACGGCAAGACCCAGATCAGCATCTCGACGTTCGGCGAGTTCGGGTACGAAGAGCTCTACGCCGAATACGAGCGCCTGCACAGCGACATCGACATCGTCCCCCACACCACCGGCCAGGGCGGGCCGTACCACCAGGCCCTGTTCACCAAGCTCGGTGCTGGTTCGGGCCTCGACGACGTCGTGGCCATCGAGGAGGCCCACCTTCCCGAGGCATTGGACAAGTCGAGCCGGTTCCACGACCTGCGTGAGGTCGGCCCGGCCGAGGTGAGCCCCGGCCGCTGGCTCGACTGGAAGTACCAGTCGGCTGTGGACAAGGAGGGCAGGCTGATCGGATACGGCACCGACACCGGCCCGCTGGCGATGTGCTACCGCAAGGACCTCTTCGAGAAGGCGGGGCTGCCGTCGGAACCGGACGAGGTGGGGGAGCTGTTCGCGACCTGGGACAGCTATTTCGACGCCGGTGACACGTTCGTCGCGAACAGCGACGGCGTGGCGTGGTTTGACTCGGCCGCGCAGATTTTCAACGCGATGCAGAACCAGCTCGATGTCGGCTACTTCGACCGGCAGGACCGGTTGACGATCGAGTCGAACGCCGAGATCCGGCGGAACTGGGACACCGTCACCGACGCGGTGAATCGTGGCCAGTCGGCGGGTCTCGTGGCCTTCTCCAACGAGTGGAACAGCGGATTCAAGCAGTCGGCCTTCGCGACGAAGACGTGCCCTTCGTGGATGCTCGGAGTGATCGAGGAGCAGGCCGGTGACGAACTCGCGGGCGAGTGGGCCGTCACCTCGGCTTTCCCGGGAGGGCCGCGAAACTGGGGCGGTTCCTACCTCGCTGTACCGACTCAGAGCGAGCACGCCGAGGAGGCCGCGGCGTTCGCGGCGTGGCTGACCGCACCGGAACAGCAGATCAAGGCGTTCAAGGCGGCAGGGGCATTCCCCAGCCAGGTGGAAGCGCTGGAGTCGCCGGAACTGCTCTCCGCCACCAATGACTACTTCGGCGGCGCGAAGATCGGCGAACTGTTCGCGGAGCAGGCGAAGACGATCGGAGAGGCCCAGTACAAGGGGCCGGGCGACGGCAAGATCCAGGAGAACGCGCTCGCCCCGGCGTTGCAGGCTGTGGAGCAGGGCGCCTCGGCCGATGAGGGCTGGCAGCAGTTCGTCGCGTCCGCCAAGCAGATCGCGTCCTGACGGGAGCGGATGTGACTGGTTCGAGCCCCGCTCCGGCCGCTGCCGAAGCAGAGACGGTGACTCCCGGGCCGGCAGGCGCCACGGCGCCGCCGCGCCCGGGCTGGCGCGACCGGTTGAGCCGGTGGGACGTGCGCTATTCGCCGTACCTCTACGTGGCGCCGTTCTTCGTCATCTTCGGGATCGTCGGGCTTTTTCCCCTGCTGTACACGGCATTCGTGTCGTTCTTCGAGTGGGACCTGATCGACGACGACCCGGCGTTCGCCGGTCTGGACAACTACGTCCAGCTCTTCGGTGATCCGCAGTTCTGGACGACGCTGACCAACACGGTGAGCATCTTCCTGCTCTCCAGCGTTCCGCAGATCGTCATCGCGGTGCTGCTCGCGGCCCTGCTCAACACCAGGGTGAGGTTCGCGACCGGATGGCGGGTCGGTGTGCTGATGCCGTACGTGGCGAGCCTCGTCGCGCTGGGCATCATCTTCGCCAATCTGTTCGGCCCGCAGTACGGACTCGTCAACGGGTTGCTGGAACTACTCGGTCTCGACCGGGTGGACTGGCAGGCCGATCGGTTCGCCAGCCATGTGGCCATCGCCGTCATGGTGAACTGGCGGTGGACCGGCTACAACGCCCTCATCGTGCTGGCCGCCATGCAGGCCATCCCGAAGGAGGTCCACGAGGCTGCCGTGGTGGACGGCGCGGGCCCGGTGCGCCGGTTCGTCAGCGTCACACTCCCGATGCTGCGTCCGACACTGATCTTCGTGGTGATCACCTCGACGATCGGAGGGCTTCAGATCTTCACCGAGCCGAAGCTGTTCGATGCCATGCCTGGGTCGAACAACGGTGGCTCGACCCACCAGTTCCAGACCATCACGCTGTACATGTACCAGGCGGCGTTCGAGAGGGAGGACCTCGGCTACGCCTCGGCCATCGCCTGGGTGCTCTTCGTGATCATCATCGGCATCGCTCTGATCAATTTCTTCCTGACAAAGCGGATCGCTTCGACGGGGGAGGACCGATGAGCGCCGTACCACTCCTTCGCTCCCGGCGGCGGCCGAGGATCGCCGGGCCCGGCAGGCCGAACATCTGGGTCTACGGCCTGCTCACGGCCTTCGTGCTCGGTTCGATCTTCCCGTTCTACTGGTCGTTCCTCGTGGCCAGCAGGGACAGCTCAATACTCACCGAGCAGGTGCCGCCGCTGGTTCCCGGTGGCAACTTCTTCGCCAACGCCGCGCGGGTCTTCGACACCGTGCCGTTCTGGAAGGCACTGGGCAACAGCATCATCGTGTCCGGTTCGGTGACGATCTCGACGGTGCTGTTCTCCAGCCTCGCCGGGTTCGCTTTCGCCAAACTCCGGTTCAAAGGACGCAACGCGCTGTTCCTCTTCGTCGTCGCGACGCTGGCGGTGCCGACACAGCTCGGAATCATCCCGCTGTACATGGCGATGGCGGAGCTGGGCTGGGCGAACGAACTCCAGGCTGTGATCGTGCCCAACCTGGTCACCGCGATCGGTGTGTTCTGGATGCGCCAGTACACGGTGAGCGCCGTGCCGTCGGAGTTGATCGAGGCGGCTCGGATGGATGGTTGCTCCATGATCCGCGTGTTCTGGCACGTGTGCCTTCCCGCAGTCAGGCCTGCTGCGGCGTTCCTGGCGATGTTCACGTTCATGACGTCGTGGAACGACTTCCTGTGGCCGTTGGTGGCACTAGGCCCCGACAACCCGACCGTCCAGGTGGCGCTGGAGAAATTGCAGAGTGGGTACTACGTGGACTACTCGCTCGTCCTCACCGGAACCACACTGGCCACGGTTCCGATTCTCGTCGTGTTCTTCCTGCTCGGCCGCCAGATCGTGGCCGGCATCATGCAAGGCGCTGTAAAGGGGTAGTTCGTGCCGACCAGCAATGAGCACAGCGGATCTGGACTCGGGTCCGGGAACCCGGCAAACACCGCGAGTACCACGAGTACCGCGAATACCACGGATACACTGAACACGCTGGACATAGTGGACACAGTGGACACAGTGGGCCCCGTGGACACTGTGGACGCCCTGGACACACGTGAGGGTCCTGGTCCGGTGACCTTCCCTCCCGGTTTCGTGTGGGGTGTCGCCACGGCGGCCTTCCAGGTCGAGGGGTCCACAACGGCCGACGGCCGATCTCCGTCCATTTGGGACACCTTCTGTGACACGGACGGCGCTGTGGCAGGCGGCGACACCGGAGAACCCGCGGCCGACCACTACCGGAGGATGCCGTCCGATGTCGCACTCATGCGAGAGCTGGGCGTCGGCGCGTACCGGTTCTCCCTCGCGTGGCCGAGGGTGCGGCCCGATGGTGGCGATGTCAATCCCCGAGGGCTCGACTTCTACGAGAGGCTGGTGGACACGCTGCTGGAGGCCGGGATCATCCCGTGGCCGACGCTGTACCACTGGGATCTGCCGCAGGCACTTGAAGATCGGGGAGGGTGGACCGCGCGGGACACCGCTGCCCGGTTCGCCGACTACGCCGCTACCGTGGTGGACCGGCTGGGCGACAGGGTGACGACGTGGACCACTCTGAACGAACCGTGGTGCTCGGCCTTCCTCGGATACGGCTCGGGCAGGCACGCGCCGGGCCGCACCGATCCCGGGGCCGCGGTCGCGGCGGCGCACCATCTACTGCTCGCCCACGGGCTGGCCGCCACCGCCGTGCGGGCGCGGGTGCCGGACGCCGAGGTCGGCGTGACCCTCAACCTCTTCCCCGTCAGCCCGGCCGATCCGCGAAGCCAGGAAGACCTGGAGGTGGCACGCCGCGTTGACGGCTTGCAGAATCGATTGTTCCTCGATCCGGTGCTGCTGTCCCGGTATCCCGAGGATGTCCTCGCCGATCTGGAACCATGGCTCGGCGAGGTCGTGCGGGACGGCGACGAGGCCGTCATCGGCGCGGGCGCGGACTTCCTCGGCGTGAACTACTACCGCGACCTGTTCGTGTCGTCGGCGCCGGACGAGCAATCGGGGCCGCCGTCGGAATGGGTCGGTACCGACCACGTCAGCTTCCCGGAGCGGGGGCTTCCCAGGACTGACTCCGGTTGGGACGTCAACGCGGGGGAGCTGACCGGGTTGCTGCTGCGACTGCACACCGAGTATCCACGGCTTCCGCTCTACATCACCGAGAACGGCGCGGCGTTCCGGGACGAGGTGGGGCCCGGCGGCCGCATCGAGGACGCCGATCGCATCGCGTTCGTGGAAGCTCATTTGCTCGCCGCGCACCGGGCCGTGGCACGGGGCGTGGATCTGCGCGGGTACTTCTACTGGTCGCTGCTCGACAACTTCGAGTGGGCCGAGGGCTACGCCAAGCGTTTCGGGCTCGTCTACGTTGACTACGAGACCCAGCGCAGGACCCCGAAGGCCAGTGCTGCATGGTATTCGCGAGTGATGGCGGACAACGGTTTGGCAGGACGGCGATGACCGAGCCCGGGAACGCGGTGGCCGAGCATCGTGGCGCGCCCACACTGGAGGAAGTAGCGAGGGTGGCGGGCGTGTCGCGCTCGACGGTCTCCCGGGTGATCAACAACTCGCCTGGCGTGAGCGGACGGTCGCGGCAGGCGGTGACGCGGGCCATCGAGGAACTGGGATATGTGCCCAACGAGGCGGCCAGAAGCCTCGTCACCCGCAGAACCAACTCGGTGGCCCTCGTGGTGTCCGAGCCCGGCGAGCGCGTGTTCGGCGACCCGTTCTTCGCGGGGATGCTGCGCGGCGTCCATGCGGGACTGTCGGGAAGCAACCGGCAGCTCGTGCTCATGATGCTCGCCGAGGACGACGACGGCGCGCGGCTGGAGAATTACCTCTGCAGTGGTCATGTCGATGGCGTGCTCGTGGTGAGCATGCACGGTGACGACCCGTTGCCGCAGCGGCTCGCGGAGGCCGGGCTCGCCGTGGTGGCAGGAGGGCGCCCGCTCAGCGGGGGCGACGTGCCGTACGTGGACGCCGACAACTTCACGGGCGCGCTCACCGCGGCACGGCACCTGGTGGCCAGAGGATGTCGCAGGATCGGCACGCTGGCCGGGCCGACGGACATGGCGGTGGGGATCGACCGGTTGGCGGGGTGGCGGCGAGGACTGTCGGAGGCAGGGCTCGGCACCGACGTCGTCGCGCACTGCGACTTCACCGTCGATGCGGGAACACTGGCCATGGCCGAGCTGCTCGACCGGTACCCGGACCTCGACGCCGTGTTCGCCGCCGCCGACATCATCGCGGTGGGAGCGCTGCGGGAGCTGGCGGCGCGGGGCCGCAGCGTGCCTGGCGACGTCGCCGTGGTGGGGTTCGACGACTCCGTGCTGGCCACGACGGTGACGCCGCCACTGACCACGGTCCGGCAGCCGGTGGAGGAACTTGGCCGCACGATGACCTGGCGGCTGCTCGCCCAGCTGGCAGGTGACGAGCCGTTGCCGCCCTCGATCCTGTTGCCGACCGAACTGGTGGTGCGCGCGTCAGCCTGACGTCGCGCCGATTCCTGAGCCTGACCGCGCCGTGCGGCTCGCGATGTAGGTGTCCGGGTCGGTCAGCACCGCGCGCAGTGCGGACGCCGCCGCTCCCCGCACCGCGGCGTCCGCGCCGAGCGCCGACCTGCGCACCTCCACCGGCCGCCATCGCGAACCCATGACGCGGCAGGACAGCTCCGCGCTGAGCGGATCAGCGAGCCAGGGATACAGGCGCGCGTAGGTGCCGCCGAGCACGATCGCGGGGATATCCAGCAGGTTCACCACGGCGGACAGGGCCGAACCCAGCAGCCTGCCCGCCGAGCGCACGGCGGCGACGGCCGTGCGCTCACCCGCGTCGAGACGCGACACGAGGTCATCGACGTCGTCGGCCCCGGCACTGCTGAGAATGGCGTCCTGTCCCGCGAGCCGTTCGAGGCAGCCGACGGCGCCGCACGAGCAGCGCGGTCCCCGGGGCCGCACCGGGAAGTGACCGAGTTCGCCACCGAACCCGTTGGCGCCGTCGAACAGGGCGCCGTCGAGCACGATGCCAGCGCCGATGCCGATCTCGCCTGACACGTGCACGAAGCTGGCAGGCGCGGTCTCCTCGCCTCGCCGCATGGCGTCGAGTTCGGCGACGGCGGCGAGGTTCGCCTCGTTGCCCACCACGAGTTCACCGGGAAGATCGAGTACTCCGGTGCGCAGACCTGCCGCGAGATCGATGTTCTCCCAGCCGAGATTCGGTGCGACGAGCACGCGCCCGCTCGGGGCCTCGACGAGACCGGGAACGGCGACGCCCACGCCGCCGACCGTGAGTCCCTCGCGCTCGGCGCGCTGCAGTGCCCCACGGAGTTCCGCTGCCACACGGGAGAGCACGCGGCTCGCCGGTGTGTCCCGGTTGTCGATACGCCGCACATGCTCGTCTCGCACCTCGCCGGTGAGCCCCATCAGGCACGTGGCGAGGTAATCGACCCCGATCTCCACACCGAGGCCGCAGGGGCCGTCGGGGGAGAGCGACAGCGATGTCCCGCGCCGCCCTGGGCCACTGCGATGCTGACGGCCTTCCTCCCGCACCAGCGACGCGGTGACGAGGCGATCGACGAGGGTCGAGACCGTGGCTTTCGTGAGACCGGTGCGCGCGGCGACACCGGCGCGGGACACCCCGGGCGTGGCGGCGACGGCGTCGAGAACGAGGGCGCAGTTGTGGCGCCGGACGGTGTGCTGACTCGCTGGTCCCGGGGTGGTCACGAGGACATCGTATTCGTTCAATGGATGAACGAAAATCTTG comes from Saccharomonospora xinjiangensis XJ-54 and encodes:
- a CDS encoding ferredoxin, which codes for MKVSVDQDICCGAGQCALLAPEVFDQRDEDGVVVLLDPEPGEESHAVTREAADGCPSGAIVVAEN
- a CDS encoding alpha/beta fold hydrolase → MAKGFDIVGDGAHTVIAVHGWLGSAGAWRPLVPHLDTATFRYVFMNLRGYGDRRGEPGEHTLAEAATDVLAVADALSADRVSLVGHSMGGAVVQRVLADAPDRVRSLVGISPVPASGVPFDDEGWALFSGAAANPGHRRAIVDLTTGNRLTGVWLDAVVRHSLDHSDERAFADYLLAWAKTDFHTEIEGNPVPVKVIVGEHDPALGEQTMRQTFTQWYPNCAVDVLANCGHYAIDETPVALATSLESFLREVP
- a CDS encoding GH1 family beta-glucosidase, whose translation is MTFPPGFVWGVATAAFQVEGSTTADGRSPSIWDTFCDTDGAVAGGDTGEPAADHYRRMPSDVALMRELGVGAYRFSLAWPRVRPDGGDVNPRGLDFYERLVDTLLEAGIIPWPTLYHWDLPQALEDRGGWTARDTAARFADYAATVVDRLGDRVTTWTTLNEPWCSAFLGYGSGRHAPGRTDPGAAVAAAHHLLLAHGLAATAVRARVPDAEVGVTLNLFPVSPADPRSQEDLEVARRVDGLQNRLFLDPVLLSRYPEDVLADLEPWLGEVVRDGDEAVIGAGADFLGVNYYRDLFVSSAPDEQSGPPSEWVGTDHVSFPERGLPRTDSGWDVNAGELTGLLLRLHTEYPRLPLYITENGAAFRDEVGPGGRIEDADRIAFVEAHLLAAHRAVARGVDLRGYFYWSLLDNFEWAEGYAKRFGLVYVDYETQRRTPKASAAWYSRVMADNGLAGRR
- a CDS encoding winged helix DNA-binding domain-containing protein, which translates into the protein MRRIGADVRRALLGVRHRLTAPSAASCPVEVADSLVALHSSDPATVYLATWARTRAPEPEPLHRSLYDDRSLLRLIAMRRTVFVTSRAVAPLVLTSCSSDVANGQRRLLVTMLDQNGVEEPETFVDKARAAALAALSARGEATAAELAGDDPLLGTKLALSTGKRYESRQNVASRVLLLLSAEGLVVRGRPRGTWTSQQYRWATMRTWIGGDLPELPVAEAERELARRWLAAYGPATPEDLQWWTGWTKTRTKRVLTALRPEEVEVCGAQGIALASTPEPPAEVTPWAALLPGLDPTSMGWRHREWFLGEYGERLFDANGNAGPTVWWNGRVVGAWTQAANGDVVYRLLEDVGSEAVAAIDAEADRLTRALGGARLAPRARNRSPIERQLLE
- a CDS encoding ROK family transcriptional regulator, whose translation is MTTPGPASQHTVRRHNCALVLDAVAATPGVSRAGVAARTGLTKATVSTLVDRLVTASLVREEGRQHRSGPGRRGTSLSLSPDGPCGLGVEIGVDYLATCLMGLTGEVRDEHVRRIDNRDTPASRVLSRVAAELRGALQRAEREGLTVGGVGVAVPGLVEAPSGRVLVAPNLGWENIDLAAGLRTGVLDLPGELVVGNEANLAAVAELDAMRRGEETAPASFVHVSGEIGIGAGIVLDGALFDGANGFGGELGHFPVRPRGPRCSCGAVGCLERLAGQDAILSSAGADDVDDLVSRLDAGERTAVAAVRSAGRLLGSALSAVVNLLDIPAIVLGGTYARLYPWLADPLSAELSCRVMGSRWRPVEVRRSALGADAAVRGAAASALRAVLTDPDTYIASRTARSGSGIGATSG
- a CDS encoding carbohydrate ABC transporter permease → MTGSSPAPAAAEAETVTPGPAGATAPPRPGWRDRLSRWDVRYSPYLYVAPFFVIFGIVGLFPLLYTAFVSFFEWDLIDDDPAFAGLDNYVQLFGDPQFWTTLTNTVSIFLLSSVPQIVIAVLLAALLNTRVRFATGWRVGVLMPYVASLVALGIIFANLFGPQYGLVNGLLELLGLDRVDWQADRFASHVAIAVMVNWRWTGYNALIVLAAMQAIPKEVHEAAVVDGAGPVRRFVSVTLPMLRPTLIFVVITSTIGGLQIFTEPKLFDAMPGSNNGGSTHQFQTITLYMYQAAFEREDLGYASAIAWVLFVIIIGIALINFFLTKRIASTGEDR
- a CDS encoding LacI family DNA-binding transcriptional regulator gives rise to the protein MTEPGNAVAEHRGAPTLEEVARVAGVSRSTVSRVINNSPGVSGRSRQAVTRAIEELGYVPNEAARSLVTRRTNSVALVVSEPGERVFGDPFFAGMLRGVHAGLSGSNRQLVLMMLAEDDDGARLENYLCSGHVDGVLVVSMHGDDPLPQRLAEAGLAVVAGGRPLSGGDVPYVDADNFTGALTAARHLVARGCRRIGTLAGPTDMAVGIDRLAGWRRGLSEAGLGTDVVAHCDFTVDAGTLAMAELLDRYPDLDAVFAAADIIAVGALRELAARGRSVPGDVAVVGFDDSVLATTVTPPLTTVRQPVEELGRTMTWRLLAQLAGDEPLPPSILLPTELVVRASA
- a CDS encoding universal stress protein, with protein sequence MAHLDPAAPRRIVVGFDGSPTGQRAVRWAAEEAASRGGDVEVIAVRERDEPLPGTSYAFQPYGRRPVPDEDSVRTHLHDVVSDITSALGGGGITETVVTGDPATELLKASADADLLVVGSHRRGALSEVLLGSVSASCVRHARCPVVVVPATLAAP
- a CDS encoding carbohydrate ABC transporter permease produces the protein MSAVPLLRSRRRPRIAGPGRPNIWVYGLLTAFVLGSIFPFYWSFLVASRDSSILTEQVPPLVPGGNFFANAARVFDTVPFWKALGNSIIVSGSVTISTVLFSSLAGFAFAKLRFKGRNALFLFVVATLAVPTQLGIIPLYMAMAELGWANELQAVIVPNLVTAIGVFWMRQYTVSAVPSELIEAARMDGCSMIRVFWHVCLPAVRPAAAFLAMFTFMTSWNDFLWPLVALGPDNPTVQVALEKLQSGYYVDYSLVLTGTTLATVPILVVFFLLGRQIVAGIMQGAVKG
- a CDS encoding ABC transporter substrate-binding protein encodes the protein MRHRLRRARRATAVTTAAAACLVTVACGGDAADANGKTQISISTFGEFGYEELYAEYERLHSDIDIVPHTTGQGGPYHQALFTKLGAGSGLDDVVAIEEAHLPEALDKSSRFHDLREVGPAEVSPGRWLDWKYQSAVDKEGRLIGYGTDTGPLAMCYRKDLFEKAGLPSEPDEVGELFATWDSYFDAGDTFVANSDGVAWFDSAAQIFNAMQNQLDVGYFDRQDRLTIESNAEIRRNWDTVTDAVNRGQSAGLVAFSNEWNSGFKQSAFATKTCPSWMLGVIEEQAGDELAGEWAVTSAFPGGPRNWGGSYLAVPTQSEHAEEAAAFAAWLTAPEQQIKAFKAAGAFPSQVEALESPELLSATNDYFGGAKIGELFAEQAKTIGEAQYKGPGDGKIQENALAPALQAVEQGASADEGWQQFVASAKQIAS